One Tindallia magadiensis genomic region harbors:
- a CDS encoding ribbon-helix-helix domain-containing protein has product MKKPEQLLTISLPENLIRELDHFRKREHKSRNQVVKEAIHFFMCEKSKTLMHEEMKNGYEEMGTINLALAEIGLCIEYALLENYEDEMPEWKEVPW; this is encoded by the coding sequence ATGAAGAAGCCGGAACAGTTGCTAACCATTAGTTTACCAGAAAACTTAATACGTGAACTGGACCACTTCAGGAAACGCGAACATAAGAGCAGAAATCAAGTTGTTAAGGAAGCAATTCATTTTTTTATGTGTGAAAAAAGCAAGACACTTATGCATGAAGAAATGAAAAACGGATACGAAGAAATGGGAACTATCAACTTGGCTTTGGCAGAGATCGGTCTTTGTATAGAGTATGCGTTGTTAGAAAATTATGAAGACGAAATGCCGGAATGGAAAGAGGTGCCATGGTAA
- a CDS encoding DUF5693 family protein, protein MKNFSFDKLLILLIAISMVSGMMVINQRMNIESEHKQIEIYIDYYETKELAEQSEHSFEWWLNKFKELGATHVVLEEDSLGLLRQELKPLSVEVGRDILREWNWERFAPESLVHYHSETGIDDYDVVVMTEEKDLYDKISNGLISRYKEEKFTLLEEGETYAVVIHGSINDAVFTEPQQLEDTDGRSYMWEQRVHSSQLNRLSLGFNPEKVETIKNAGLEIMPRPHGYKDWTGEKYIDALLEDMAYYDIEPSAMFFSGRQIPGYADGSSSKLENYLIENGISLGMIETSFQREHLELDGFDDLADRMKYHSVRVFNVWPFVQQRYQFYHYEGAEEIENTLYRAVTERNIRVIYFKPFMENPNVYITDAEEYEKTFARFEERISRHGMSLGEASTFSEHQAGMTGILLMVVGAAAGMVLVMKKLLPLPNMLWGALLLMAILVLFGLWVMKPTWGEKLIALAAAVIFTSLGMHYFCEELWKISLKEKQQKVLQAFSIGILILLKVTAVSAIGAIIVAAILSDVRYLLEMDIFRGVKIAQLIPIGVFALQFMYFFGYKRKEEEVYSPHIRLYEIRTLLMENIKIIYVAVLGLVMITGYVYIARTGHEGNLQPLELEMIIRNFLEEKLLVRPRTKEFTVAFPALMLGGYIASLRFKSLLFLTGMAAVIGQTSIVNTFSHLRTPVYVSVIRTIYSLIASVPFFIVYLLALMMLVAIFKRWIRPMWDTLDLDRNQS, encoded by the coding sequence ATGAAAAACTTTTCCTTTGACAAATTATTAATCCTGTTAATAGCCATTTCTATGGTAAGTGGTATGATGGTGATTAATCAACGAATGAACATAGAGTCTGAACATAAACAGATAGAAATATATATCGATTATTACGAAACAAAAGAATTGGCGGAACAATCTGAGCATAGCTTTGAATGGTGGCTAAACAAGTTCAAGGAATTAGGTGCCACTCATGTTGTTTTGGAAGAGGATAGTCTAGGGCTTTTACGTCAAGAACTAAAACCTTTAAGCGTTGAAGTAGGGAGAGATATTCTGAGAGAGTGGAATTGGGAACGCTTTGCACCAGAATCTCTCGTACATTATCATAGCGAAACAGGCATTGATGATTATGATGTCGTGGTTATGACAGAAGAAAAAGATTTGTACGATAAAATTTCCAATGGACTGATCAGTCGATACAAGGAAGAGAAGTTCACTTTGCTTGAAGAAGGAGAAACCTATGCAGTTGTTATTCATGGGTCAATTAATGATGCTGTTTTTACGGAACCACAACAATTAGAAGATACCGATGGAAGAAGTTATATGTGGGAACAACGAGTACATTCCTCGCAACTAAACAGATTAAGCCTGGGTTTTAATCCGGAAAAAGTGGAAACTATTAAAAATGCAGGGCTTGAAATAATGCCCAGACCTCACGGATACAAAGACTGGACCGGTGAAAAATATATAGACGCATTATTAGAAGACATGGCCTATTATGATATTGAACCTTCGGCAATGTTCTTTTCGGGTAGACAGATACCGGGATATGCTGATGGATCATCTTCAAAACTCGAAAACTACTTGATTGAAAACGGAATAAGTTTGGGAATGATTGAAACATCCTTTCAGCGAGAACATTTGGAGCTGGACGGTTTTGATGATTTAGCGGACAGAATGAAATATCATTCCGTTAGGGTTTTTAATGTATGGCCTTTTGTTCAACAGAGATACCAGTTCTATCATTACGAAGGAGCCGAAGAAATTGAGAATACCCTTTACAGAGCTGTAACAGAGAGAAATATACGTGTTATTTATTTCAAACCATTTATGGAAAATCCAAATGTTTATATTACAGACGCAGAGGAATATGAAAAAACCTTTGCACGGTTTGAAGAAAGAATTTCACGACATGGAATGAGTCTTGGAGAAGCATCGACTTTTAGCGAGCATCAGGCAGGAATGACAGGGATTCTTTTAATGGTGGTCGGTGCAGCGGCAGGAATGGTTTTAGTGATGAAAAAACTATTGCCGTTACCGAATATGCTGTGGGGTGCATTACTGCTGATGGCAATCTTGGTTCTATTTGGGCTGTGGGTGATGAAGCCAACCTGGGGAGAAAAACTGATTGCATTGGCAGCGGCGGTAATTTTTACTTCTTTAGGGATGCATTATTTCTGTGAAGAGTTATGGAAGATATCCTTAAAGGAAAAACAGCAGAAAGTTTTGCAGGCATTTTCAATTGGTATTTTAATATTATTGAAAGTAACGGCTGTTTCTGCCATTGGTGCTATTATTGTGGCAGCTATTCTTTCTGATGTCCGCTATTTATTAGAAATGGACATCTTTCGCGGGGTGAAAATAGCACAGTTAATTCCTATTGGCGTTTTTGCTTTGCAGTTTATGTACTTTTTCGGATATAAGCGAAAAGAAGAAGAAGTGTATAGTCCTCATATAAGGCTTTATGAAATCAGAACCTTATTAATGGAAAATATAAAAATCATTTATGTAGCCGTACTTGGTTTGGTTATGATTACGGGATATGTGTATATTGCTCGAACAGGGCATGAAGGAAACCTACAACCACTGGAATTAGAAATGATTATTCGAAACTTTTTGGAAGAAAAACTACTGGTGCGTCCAAGGACAAAAGAGTTCACGGTAGCCTTTCCGGCATTAATGCTTGGTGGATACATTGCATCATTAAGATTTAAATCCTTACTATTTCTTACGGGAATGGCGGCTGTAATAGGACAGACTTCAATAGTCAACACATTCAGTCATTTACGAACTCCGGTCTATGTATCTGTTATCAGAACTATTTATTCACTGATCGCTTCTGTTCCATTTTTTATTGTCTATTTACTGGCTTTAATGATGTTAGTAGCTATCTTTAAGCGATGGATTCGACCGATGTGGGATACGCTGGATCTTGACAGAAATCAATCGTGA
- the csaB gene encoding polysaccharide pyruvyl transferase CsaB, producing MKRIFMFGYYGFNNIGDEAILEAIVASFRAEMPGIQLAALSYNAIETEKRYKIEAVSRNRFWQVVKKIYQSDVVMSGGGSILQDITSSRSLLYYLGIILLAKMAGKKVVFYGNGFGPINRPFNKWLAKVIINKVDLITLRDNESKKVMESLGVSKPITVTADAAFNLESIESEENLSFKEPVVGISIRNWKGKENYCRIIALCADQLVKRGYRILFLPMHHPSDIRISEEVASMMESPSMILDHPMKPREMIAQMSKLNFLIGMRLHSLIFAAIAGVPMVGLSYESKVSSFLNQVGQPCAGDVESLTEQEIMESIALLIKEQESYVANLIETKKKLSIKALKNAKMLREFMDKGEKW from the coding sequence ATGAAACGAATCTTTATGTTTGGATATTACGGGTTTAATAACATTGGTGATGAAGCCATCCTGGAAGCGATCGTAGCGTCTTTTCGAGCAGAGATGCCAGGGATTCAACTGGCAGCACTTAGTTATAACGCTATTGAAACAGAAAAAAGATACAAAATTGAAGCTGTTAGTCGTAATCGCTTTTGGCAAGTGGTTAAAAAGATTTATCAATCCGATGTAGTCATGAGTGGTGGTGGGTCGATTCTCCAAGATATTACCAGCAGCAGGTCTTTACTTTATTATCTTGGAATTATTTTATTAGCAAAAATGGCTGGGAAAAAAGTTGTTTTTTATGGAAATGGATTCGGACCCATCAATCGACCTTTTAATAAGTGGCTAGCAAAAGTGATTATCAATAAAGTTGATTTGATAACGCTACGTGATAATGAATCTAAAAAAGTAATGGAATCCCTTGGAGTATCAAAACCAATAACAGTAACGGCGGATGCAGCTTTTAATTTAGAATCTATTGAAAGCGAAGAAAACCTGTCCTTTAAGGAACCAGTAGTCGGTATTTCGATTAGAAATTGGAAAGGAAAAGAAAATTATTGTAGAATAATAGCTCTATGTGCGGATCAACTAGTAAAACGTGGTTATCGGATTCTTTTCTTACCAATGCATCACCCTTCCGATATAAGGATTTCTGAAGAAGTGGCATCAATGATGGAGTCGCCGTCAATGATTCTCGATCATCCAATGAAACCTCGAGAGATGATTGCTCAGATGAGTAAGTTAAACTTTCTTATAGGAATGAGGCTTCATTCACTTATTTTCGCAGCAATAGCAGGTGTACCAATGGTTGGACTCTCTTATGAATCAAAAGTTTCAAGCTTTTTGAATCAGGTAGGTCAACCTTGCGCTGGTGATGTGGAATCCTTAACAGAACAAGAAATAATGGAGTCAATTGCTTTACTCATAAAAGAACAGGAAAGTTACGTAGCAAATTTGATAGAGACAAAAAAGAAGTTAAGCATTAAGGCTCTAAAAAATGCTAAAATGCTTAGAGAATTCATGGATAAAGGAGAAAAGTGGTAA
- a CDS encoding YitT family protein, whose amino-acid sequence MKKSSALLEYSVITLGSAMMAFALHFFLEPNTIAPGGVTGLAVVIQKLMGIPMDITNLAINVPLFIAGIMILGKAFGAKTAYATIMLSLFLRLFIIFFGADYTITSDILLAAIYGGVTLGVGIGLVFKMGGTTGGTDLAGAMLNHYIPTLSIAKLMMILDLMIVAFAGMVEKKIETALYSVIALYIVVKLADFIVEDLSYSKAFYIISQKSDIIGKRIIDELDRGVTSINSKGMYTGEEKEMLLCVVSRAQVVKLKKLVYEEDPYAFMMVATIHEVLGEGFKEVDSL is encoded by the coding sequence ATGAAAAAAAGTTCGGCGTTACTGGAGTATTCAGTAATTACACTGGGCAGTGCAATGATGGCATTTGCCTTACATTTTTTTTTGGAACCTAATACGATTGCGCCCGGTGGTGTTACTGGATTAGCCGTTGTTATTCAAAAATTAATGGGCATTCCCATGGATATTACTAATCTGGCAATCAATGTTCCGCTATTTATCGCAGGAATAATGATTTTAGGGAAAGCTTTTGGAGCAAAGACGGCCTATGCAACCATCATGCTGTCCTTATTTTTGAGACTCTTTATTATCTTTTTTGGTGCTGATTATACAATTACTTCAGATATTCTCCTTGCAGCCATTTATGGTGGTGTAACATTAGGAGTAGGGATTGGTTTAGTATTCAAAATGGGTGGTACGACAGGAGGGACTGATTTAGCTGGTGCGATGCTCAATCATTATATCCCTACCTTAAGCATTGCAAAACTAATGATGATCCTCGATTTAATGATCGTTGCTTTTGCGGGAATGGTAGAAAAAAAGATAGAGACAGCCTTATATTCGGTAATAGCTTTATACATTGTTGTAAAGCTGGCTGACTTTATTGTTGAAGACTTGAGTTATTCCAAAGCATTTTATATTATTTCTCAAAAATCCGATATCATTGGCAAGCGGATTATTGATGAGTTGGATCGAGGAGTTACTTCGATTAATTCAAAAGGAATGTACACCGGCGAAGAAAAAGAAATGCTTTTATGTGTCGTGAGTCGGGCGCAAGTTGTAAAACTAAAAAAATTAGTGTATGAAGAAGATCCTTATGCTTTCATGATGGTGGCAACGATTCACGAAGTGTTGGGTGAAGGCTTCAAGGAAGTAGATTCACTATAA
- a CDS encoding WecB/TagA/CpsF family glycosyltransferase: MKSVIIMGVPVSAVDHSQIPLIIDDFMNECQCNLIMTPNPEMVMEAQRNEGLMKALNASDLVLADGIGLVIASKIKRKGIKERVTGIDTMDQILSYCHLHEKKIFLLGGKPGTCEQAALNINQKYANIKIVGTHHGYFENSETEEMIKMINLSGADALFAGLGFPKQEIWISENQHRLNCKLAMGVGGSLDVYAGNVKRAPLIFQKIGLEWFYRLIKEPWRVKRMAVLPQFLWEVLWR; the protein is encoded by the coding sequence ATGAAATCAGTAATTATAATGGGAGTTCCTGTATCAGCTGTCGATCATTCGCAAATACCACTTATTATTGATGACTTTATGAATGAATGCCAGTGTAATCTTATTATGACGCCTAACCCAGAAATGGTGATGGAGGCACAGAGAAACGAGGGATTAATGAAAGCGCTGAATGCCTCGGACTTAGTACTAGCTGATGGAATTGGACTGGTGATTGCTTCGAAAATAAAGAGAAAAGGGATTAAGGAGCGAGTGACAGGTATTGATACAATGGATCAAATTCTTTCTTATTGTCATTTGCACGAAAAGAAAATTTTTCTCTTAGGGGGAAAACCTGGAACCTGCGAACAAGCGGCACTTAATATCAATCAAAAATATGCTAATATTAAGATTGTTGGCACCCATCATGGGTATTTTGAAAATAGTGAGACAGAAGAAATGATCAAAATGATTAACTTGTCTGGAGCAGATGCTTTGTTTGCTGGTTTAGGATTTCCGAAGCAGGAAATCTGGATTAGCGAAAACCAGCATCGATTAAATTGTAAATTGGCGATGGGTGTTGGTGGAAGTCTTGATGTATATGCGGGCAATGTGAAAAGAGCGCCTCTTATCTTTCAAAAGATTGGCTTGGAATGGTTTTATCGATTGATAAAAGAACCATGGAGGGTGAAACGAATGGCTGTGTTGCCCCAATTTTTGTGGGAAGTATTGTGGAGATAA
- a CDS encoding type II toxin-antitoxin system PemK/MazF family toxin yields MERGAMVKRGEIYYADLSPAVGSEQGGIRPVLIVQNNIGNRYSPTVIVAAITTQINKAKLPTHIEVKAPDYGLVKDSVILLEQIRTIDKKRLQQRLGRIDDEPMDEVNQALMISLGLMDF; encoded by the coding sequence ATGGAAAGAGGTGCCATGGTAAAACGAGGAGAAATATACTATGCTGATTTAAGTCCTGCGGTCGGGTCAGAGCAGGGAGGGATCCGACCGGTTTTGATTGTACAGAACAATATAGGAAATCGCTACAGTCCGACAGTTATTGTTGCGGCAATAACAACACAGATCAACAAAGCGAAACTCCCAACCCATATCGAAGTAAAAGCTCCTGACTATGGATTGGTTAAAGATTCAGTCATTCTGTTGGAGCAAATAAGAACCATAGATAAAAAGCGACTTCAACAACGATTAGGAAGAATCGATGATGAACCGATGGATGAGGTAAATCAAGCATTAATGATTAGTTTGGGGCTTATGGATTTTTAG